A stretch of DNA from Borrelia puertoricensis:
TAATCAAATTGAAGCTAATTTTGCAAAGAATGTGTTAAGTGATTTAAGAGAGAGTCAAAAAACTTGTTACAAGTTATATCAAGATATGATAAATAGTAATGTTTCAAAAGAAGTTTCTAGAATAGCTTTACCTTTAAGCTTGTATACTGAATGGTATTGGCAGATTGATTTAAATAATCTTTTTCATTTTATCAAATTAAGGTTGGCATTAAATGAATCGAAAGAGGTTAGTGAAAATTCATCAAAAGAGATGAGTGAATATGCCAAAATATTGCTTGATGTTATTGAAAAGCTTGTGCCTATTGCTACTAAAAGTTTTAAGAATCATATCTTAAAAGGGTGTAGGTTGTCTTATGAAGAGATAATAGCTATTTCTGGTGCATTAAATATTAGTAAACTCAAATTGGATGATAAGGCATTAAATAGATTAAAAGATAAGCTTAATATTAAATAATAAAAATAAAGTTTTTCTATTATTCTGTTGAATAACAGTAATAATGAGATATACTTTATAAAAAGTAAGTTGATGTTGGATTTTGTGTGTGAGAGAGAAGATAAATTTTATATATAGAATTGTATTTATATTTTGTATAATTTGTTTTGTAAGTTGTGAATTATTTAAAAATTCTGATAATAAAGGTGATTTATTTCAAAATCTAGGGCATGTTAATTTAAAGTCAGATTGGAGAGATAATCTTAAGCTTAATAAAGAAGAGTTTGATACATTAACTTTTTTTGTTAATGCGTTAAAAAATGAATTACCTAAGGGTGGTTCAAGTCATTTTGATATTTATTTACAAGGAGATGTATCTAAAATAGAGGGATATATTAAAAGGTTTTTATTAAAACTGA
This window harbors:
- the thyX gene encoding FAD-dependent thymidylate synthase, which encodes MNTDIEREDLLNKEYKVLDKGFIKLVDYMGSDKRILNAARISYRGESIRRTDDELIDYLVRNEHTSPFEQVVFTFYIKAPIFVARQWMRHRTARINEVSGSYSFLREEFYVPLEEDLKIQNIESNQIEANFAKNVLSDLRESQKTCYKLYQDMINSNVSKEVSRIALPLSLYTEWYWQIDLNNLFHFIKLRLALNESKEVSENSSKEMSEYAKILLDVIEKLVPIATKSFKNHILKGCRLSYEEIIAISGALNISKLKLDDKALNRLKDKLNIK